The DNA region AGCCACTGCTTTTTTTATAGCTGGAGTTTTAAGGCTAATTTATAAAAGATAAATGTTATGTATATTAAAATATTTATAACTTTTTAAATGGATTAAATAATACTGTTTAGTAAAAAAGTTAACTTAAAAACTATTTTATAATTATTTAAATAAAAAATTTGTTAACTAAATTTTTTTTAAAAAAACTATATTAACGATTAAATGATAACCCTCATTATCTTTTTATTGCAACAATGACACATTATATTCCAAAAATTTTTCTTTTTATATTTTCATAAGCTTTTTTTGCCCTAGTTTTTGGATTATCTATTAAAAACTTGGTAGAATTTTTATCATAATTTTCATTTATTATATCCTTTGCTAGAAAAACTTTTATAGTTTTTTTGCCATTTTCAAAAACTGGATTTATCCATAAAGGATTATAAAAAATATCAACTATTTTAGTAGAATTCTCATCTTTTGATATTAAAATTTCATAAGCAACGCTTTGCTCACTTTCTATATTGTTAATTGTTTCAACTCTTTGATTTGATATAAAATTTCCACAAGAATACGCTATAAAGCCATTTTGATTATACCATGCAATATCTTGTGAAATATGAGGATGATTTCCAATGATAGCATTTGCGCCAAAACTAATAATTTTTTTAGCTAAATTTTGCTGATTTTTGTTTGAATAACTTTGATACTCTATACCCCAATGTGGAAAAACAACAATAAAATCAGCCCCATAGCTCAAAAGTTTATCAATATCACTTTTAATTTTTTCTTCATCTAAGAAATTTAATAAATTTTTTTCTTCATAATTTAGTGAATTTTCAAGCCCATTATAGCCATATGAATAACTTAAAAGTCCTATTTTAACACCTTTTACTTCTAAAAGTTTAAATTTATTTCCTTTTCCTGTGCCAAAACTAAAAAGTCCGGCATTTTCTATAGCCTTATTTGTTGTTAAAATACCATCTATTCCACCATCAAGAGCGTGATTATTGGCTGTTGATAGAGCATGAAAACCAGCATCTTTTAATGCTTTAAAAATTTCAGCTGGAGTATTAAAAAGTGGATATCCTTTATAAATTAAATTTGGATTTGATGAACTTTCAAAATTTCCAATAACCAAATCGCCACTTTTTAAAAAATCTTTAATATTGCTAAATTGCGGCGAAAAATCAAATCCACTACTATTTTTATCATGAAATCTAGCATAATCAAGCTGTGGCTTATGTGTCATAATATCACCAGTAACGATGATTTTAATAACACCTGCAAAAGTAAAATTTATAAATAAAATTAAACTTAAAAAAATTTTCAAATTTCAACCTTAAAAAAAATTGATAAATTATAACTACTATTCATTAAAACTAAGTTATTTTAAATTAAATATTTATTTTATTGTAAGTTTAGCGTTGTTTTTTAAAAAATAAATTTCTACTAAAATCCTTATAAGCTTTTACAACTTTTACAAAATTACATCTTTTTTATCTCTATCTATTTTGATGCATATAGTTTTGTTTGCCAAATAATACTCATACATCTTACAAGTAGGTAGCAAAATAACATCAATAATATTTAAATTTTTATAGCCTGGCAAATTTAGCGAAACATTTCCAACCAAATTTGCACTACTTTTGCAAGTTGGCATCAAAAAAGCATTATGTTTTATAGAAATGTTGTTTTTCCTAGCAAAATCTTCATATGTCATTTTATAAAAATATTGTTTTGTTATATCGCCAATTCCTGGCGTATTTTTTGCTTCTTTTTTATTAAGTATTGTTGTGTAGTATTTGGCATCATATATTGAAAGTTCATCATTGTTGATAGTTACAATATCTGGAATTAGCGTTTTTGTGGCCTCATGAATACTACTGGTTTTAACATCTCTCCACTTTGGTTTTGGAATAATATCTTTTAAAAATTCATTACCATCATTACCACGGAGCCCTAACTTTTTTAAGCTTTTTTCTAAGCTATTGTCAAGGACTTTTGAACATACATCTTCCCAGACTAAATTAAAACTAGAAGTTCCTACAAAAGAGATATCGCTAGAAGTTTTTTTAATGCTATCTTGTTCAATATATCTTTTCAAAAGCTT from Campylobacter ureolyticus includes:
- a CDS encoding CapA family protein — encoded protein: MKIFLSLILFINFTFAGVIKIIVTGDIMTHKPQLDYARFHDKNSSGFDFSPQFSNIKDFLKSGDLVIGNFESSSNPNLIYKGYPLFNTPAEIFKALKDAGFHALSTANNHALDGGIDGILTTNKAIENAGLFSFGTGKGNKFKLLEVKGVKIGLLSYSYGYNGLENSLNYEEKNLLNFLDEEKIKSDIDKLLSYGADFIVVFPHWGIEYQSYSNKNQQNLAKKIISFGANAIIGNHPHISQDIAWYNQNGFIAYSCGNFISNQRVETINNIESEQSVAYEILISKDENSTKIVDIFYNPLWINPVFENGKKTIKVFLAKDIINENYDKNSTKFLIDNPKTRAKKAYENIKRKIFGI